CAGGACTTGCTTTTGGTTTAGGAACTACTGTTCCTTTGATAGTTAATACCAGTGAGGCATTGCTGGCATTACTGGTCACTGTGATCGTTTTGGTAAAAGCACCTGGCCGGCCATTACTATTATAGGAAGCAGATATCTTTCCTTTTTTTCCAGGCAACACAGGTTCATGTGTCCAGAATGGAGTGGTACAACCGCAGGAAGCAGTTACATTGGAAATTATAATAGGTGCATTGCCATCATTGGTGAACTCAAAATCATGGGTAGCAACTTTGCCTTCTGTTACAGTGCTGAAATCATGTACTTCTTTCACAAACTTTATAATGCCTTGAGCCTGTGTTTTTAGCAGAACAGAAACAAAGAGAATAAATAAAGTTAAAAATTTTACCTTCATAATCCTATACGATTAAATATTTGGATAATTCTGTTAAATCATTTACAAATATATGGCTTTTATATTAGGAAACGGATCTACGTAAGTAATGTTGTGGTTTTATGGAATTCAGTGTTTTTTGACTGGTGTTAGTTTTTGGTTATTTTTGAAGCATAAGTGCAGGTTTTATGCTTGTTCAAAATACGATTCTCTTTGGATTTATCCAGATTCTCTGTTGATAAACAAACTCTTACCTGCTGTTTTACTATAATTCTGCAATCTGCTTCATTTTAAAGCACATTGCAGAAAGAAAGGCCACAAAGTGAGAAAATCAGTCCAAGGGAGCAACATTACTATTATTAATCAACAAAATTAAAACCGGATTGTAAAGTGATCACTAAAGAATTATCATCAGTGTCAGGACTAACAAAAGAAGACATTCTACGCGACTATCGTCTTGCGTGTGAAAGTCGTCAGGCCAGTTTACTTGGTAGAAAAGAAGTATTCGCAGGCAAAGCCAAGTTCGGCATCTTTGGCGATGGCAAAGAAATCGCGCAATTAACCATGGCGCGAGCTTTTCAGAAAGGAGACTGGAGGTCAGGTTATTATCGCGATCAGACTTTTATGATAGCAATTGGTGAGCTTACCTGGCATGAATACTTTGCACAGTTATACGCCCATACAGATGTTGAGGCGGAACCGTCGTCGGCTGGCAGGATGATGAATGGCCACTTTGCAACCCGATCTCTCCATGCTGACGGTAGCTGGAAAAATTTACTTGAAATACGAAACTCAAGCTCTGATATATCTCCTACAGGCGCACAAATGCCGCGCCTTCTGGGACTAGCCTATGCGTCCAAACTTTATAGGCAAAATCCGGATCTGCAACATTTGACAAATTTCTCTATTCAAGGTAATGAGGTAGCTTTTGGTACAATTGGCAATGGTGCTACAGCAGAAGGGGTATTTTGGGAAACGATGAATGCAGCAGGGGTGTTACAGGTCCCTATGCTGGTATCTGTTTGGGATGATGGATATGGTATTTCTGTGCCTAACGCCTATCAGATTACGAAAGAAGAGATTAGCAAGCTAATGTCAGGCTTTCAACGTACAGAAACAGAGCCAGGTCTGGAAATCATACGGGTAAATGGCTGGGATTATCCTGCTTTGTTGGATGCATAT
The DNA window shown above is from Xanthocytophaga agilis and carries:
- a CDS encoding DUF1573 domain-containing protein yields the protein MKVKFLTLFILFVSVLLKTQAQGIIKFVKEVHDFSTVTEGKVATHDFEFTNDGNAPIIISNVTASCGCTTPFWTHEPVLPGKKGKISASYNSNGRPGAFTKTITVTSNASNASLVLTIKGTVVPKPKASPEELANSPVMKLETEGHNFGKIEKAQTVVKSFTFTNTGKTDLYIKNVASTCGCVTFKGPASGIKSGEKGTLELRYAPRTLNQQNERVTITTNDLNNPTRVIMLQATVVESLAQQNLLREQKRAVPF